One window from the genome of Tepidimicrobium xylanilyticum encodes:
- a CDS encoding EF-Tu C-terminal domain-related protein: TPIAMEEGLRFAIREGGRTVGAGVVTKILG; encoded by the coding sequence AACTCCGATAGCTATGGAAGAAGGATTAAGATTTGCTATTCGTGAAGGTGGTAGAACAGTAGGTGCTGGAGTTGTTACTAAGATTCTTGGGTAA